The Klebsiella africana sequence AGTTTGTCGATGACCATTGGACCTGACAGCTGGCGCTGCCGTTTCGCCCGCGTCCTGCGTGCTACATTCGCGGGAGGGTAGCCTTTAAGGACTTCATTGTTGAAGATATTTCTTACCTTATAGCGCCCCCCGCACTCCGTCAATGCACTGGGTTCACCTAAAAGTTAAACAAATTTATCCGTCTTACGTATTGATAACGAATAACCTTGTGGTAAAAAAATTAATGGATCTCCTACACTATTTAATGAGCCGGTCGGGAAAATAAATGTGATCGGAATCGCACTCTTTACGGTATGGTCGTGGGTTATTTGGGGAGCGGTAGCCGCGGAGGGGTTCTCCGTGGGCGGGTCGCCGGGGAGGAGGTATGATCAGCACTATTGCGCTGTTTTGGGCCCTGTGTGTCGTTTGTGTGGTGAATATGGCACGCTACTTCTCATCGTTGCGTGCATTATTGGTTGTGCTACGTGGTTGCGATCCCTTGCTCTATCAGTACGTTGATGGCGGCGGCTTTTTTACCTCGCACGGGCAGCCCAGCAAACAGATGCGGCTGGTGTGGTATATCTATGCCCAGCGCTACCGTGATCATCACGATGATGAATTTATTCGTCGCTGCGAACGCGTCCGTCGGCAGTTTATCCTGACCAGCGCCCTGTGCGGTCTGGTGGTGGTGAGCCTGATTGCGCTAATGATCTGGCACTAACGACATCTTCGGGATAAAAAAACGGGCCAGCAAGCTGGCCCGTGTTGAACGAATAACGCTTAAATCAGTTTCAGGGAGAGCCAGTAAAGGACGCCTGAAAGGATAATCGCTGCCGGCAGGGTCAGCACCCAGGCCATCAGAATGCTGGTCACCGTCTTTTTCTGCAGACCACCGCCATCCACCAGCATCGTCCCCGCTACCGAGGAGGAGAGTACGTGGGTGGTGGAAACCGGCATCCCGGTGTAGCTCGCCAGACCGATAGAAACCGCCGCGGTCATCTGAGCCGACATCCCCTGAGCGTAGGTCATGCCTTTCTTACCAATCTTCTCACCGATGGTGGTCGCCACGCGGCGCCAGCCGATCATGGTGCCGATACCCAGTGCCAGCGCGACAGCCATGATAATCCAGATTGGCGCGTACTCGATGGTGCTCAGCATATCGGTTTTCAGTTTCTTCAGCAGACGCTGGTCGTCAGCGCTCACATCCGGCAGCTTCGCTACTTTGTCGGTGGTGTCGGAGATGCAGAGCATGATGCGACGCAGCTGGCCGCGCTGTTCCGGTTTTAGCGACTCGTAGTTCTCAACGCCGGTCAGCATGATTTTAACACGGTCAAGGGCGTTGATGGTGTTCGCCGGATGGCAGTGGAACTCGCCATTGGCCGCGGTGTTGGTATCCGGAGAAGGCACCAGCTGATCAACGCCGGTGGCTTTTTTCAGCAGTTCAGGACGCTGCTGGAAGAAGGTTTCCACGTTGTTGACCGCATCGCGGGTACGGGTGATTTCGTAACCAGAGGCATTCATATTCACCACGAAACCCGCCGGGGCAACGCCAATCAGCACCAGCATCACCAGACCAATGCCTTTCTGCCCATCGTTAGCGCCGTGAGAGAACGACACGCCAATAGCAGACAGGATCAGCGCGATACGGGTCCAGAACGGCGGCTTTTTCTTGCCGTCTTTCTTTTCACGTTCCGCGGGGGTCAGGTGGATACGCGCCCGTTTTTTGGTTCCGCTCCAGTAGCGACGCAACAGGAAAATCAGGCCGCCCGCAATCACCAGGCCGACGATGGGCGAGATGATAAGCGAAGCAAAAATCCCGATGACTTTCGGGATATTCAGCGCGTCAACCACGGAGGTACCGGTCATCAGCGCGTTGGTTAAACCAATACCGATGATGGCGCCAATCAGGGTGTGAGAACTGGAGGCCGGAAGACCGAAGTACCAGGTGCCGAGGTTCCAGATGATCGCCGCCAGCAGCATAGAGAACACCATGGCGAGGCCATGCGCGGAACCCATGTTAAGCAGCAGATCGGTCGGCAGCATATGCACGATGGCATAGGCTACGCTGAGACCGCCCAGCAGAACGCCGAAGAAGTTGAAGAGCGCTGCCATCGCCACCGCGAGCTGCGACCGCATGGCGCGAGTGTAGATAACCGTAGCCACCGCGTTTGCGGTATCATGGAAACCGTTAATCGCTTCGTAGAACAGTACAAAAGCTAAAGCAAGCAATAATAATAGTCCGGTATGTAAATCCAGACCGGCAAATAAATGTAGCATAGGACGTTACGCCATTTTGAGGACATGAACGCGGCGCATTATCAGTGACTTTAGCGGCGCGGGCAAAGTGAAATATAGACTTTTTTTGATTTTCTTCCTGTTTAGGTTTTACCCTGTTGGGAGTAATCCTATATCTTTCAATGATGTATCTAATGCGGGATTTTTCCCGCTGGTGTGACCAGAGTGAAATATTTACAAAACCCGACAATTGGGGAACGAGGAACGCGGTGTGGAAAGGTTTGATGCCATTGTCGTTGGCGCCGGAGCGGCGGGAATGTTTTGCGCAGCGCAGGCGGGCCAGCTCGGCTGCCGCGTCCTGCTGCTCGATAACGGCAAAAAGCCGGGGCGAAAAATTCTGATGTCCGGCGGCGGCCGCTGCAACTTTACCAACATGTATGTTGAGCCGGCGGCCTATTTGAGCCAAAACCCGCATTTTTGCAAATCTGCCCTGGCGCGCTACACCCAGTGGGACTTTATCGAGCTGGTCGGCAAATATGGCATCGCCTGGCATGAGAAGACGCTCGGCCAGCTGTTTTGTGATGATTCGGCGAAGCAGATCGTCAATCTGCTGCTCGCGGAATGCGAAAAGGGTGACGTGCAGATCCGCCTGCGCAGCGAAATTCTCAGCGTCGAGCGAGATGAACAAGGCTACCGGCTACAGGTGAACGGCGAAACGCTGTTGACCAAAAAGCTGGTGATTGCCTCCGGCGGTCTGTCGATGCCGGGGCTCGGCGCCTCGCCGTTTGGCTATAAAGTCGCCGAGCAGTTCGGCCTGAAGGTGCTGCCGACCCGCGCCGGGCTGGTGCCTTTTACCCTCCACAAACCGCTGCTTGAGCAGCTGCAGGTCCTCTCCGGCGTGTCGGTGCCGTCGACCATTACCGCCGAGAACGGCACCCTGTTCCGCGAAAATCTGCTATTCACCCACCGCGGCCTTTCCGGCCCGGCGGTGCTGCAGATTTCCAGCTACTGGCAGCCCGGCGAGTTCGTCACCGTCAATCTGCTGCCGGACTGCGATCTTGAGGACTTCCTTAACGAGCAGCGCAGCGCGCATCCCAACCAGAGCCTGAAGAACACCCTGGCGATGCAGCTGCCGAAGCGGCTGGTGGAGTGTCTGCAGCAGCTGGGACAAATACCTGATGTGACGCTCAAACAACTTAACGTTCGCGATCAGCAGACGCTGGTGGATACGTTAACCGCCTGGCGCGTACAGCCGAACGGCACCGAAGGCTACCGGACGGCGGAGGTGACCCTCGGCGGCGTCGACACCAACGAACTCTCGTCGCGTACCATGGAGGCACGTAAGGCGCCGGGTCTCTACTTTATCGGCGAAGTGATGGACGTCACCGGCTGGCTCGGTGGGTATAACTTCCAGTGGGCGTGGTCAAGCGCCTGGGCCTGCGCGCAGGCGCTGGTGGAAGAGTAATCTACGCGTCCGGGCGCCCTGGTGCCCGGACGTCTATGATCAGTTCAACCCAAGAAAATACTGGGCGATTTTGAAATAGATAATCAGCCCGGTGCCATCAATCAGCGTGGCGATAAACGGCGCGGAAACTACCGCCGGGTCAATGCCGATCCGCTTAAGCACCATCGGAATGACCGAGGAGACGATCGCGCTCCACAGGGTAATGCACACCAGCGTCAGGCTGACGATCAGCGTGATTTCCATGCCAATCCCCATCATCCAGGCGCGCAGGCAGCCCGCCAGGCCCAGGGTCAGGGCAATCAGAAACGAGGTCGACACCTCTTTGCGGATCACCCGTCCCATATCGCGCAGCCGCACTTCCCCCAACGCCATCGAGCGCACCAGCGTCGAGGTGATCTGCGTTCCGCTGTTGCCGCCGGTGCCGATCAGCAGCGGAATAAAGAAGGCCAGCGCAATGGCCGATTCCAGGGCTTCTTCGAAATGCTGTAGCACGCTGCTGGTATAGGCTTCGGCCACGAACAGCAGCAGCAGCCACACCGAGCGTTTTTTCCATAGCGTCCAGGGGCTGATCTCGAGGTACGGTTTTTCCAGCGGCAGCGTCGCCCCCTGCAGCTGGGCGTCCTCGGTGACGTCATCCTCCAGCAGATGGGCAATTTCTTTTTCCATCAGGCAACCGACTAGCTCGCCTTTATCGACGACGGGTACCAGGTCGAGGCCGCGCTCGCTGAGCTCGGCAATCACCTGCGGGCGCTCGTCGTCAGGTTTGACGCGAAACAGGCAGCTGTCCATCAGGTAGCGGATAGACTGCCCGACATCCCCTTCCTGCAGGAGCTTTTTGACCGACAGGCTGCCGCGCAGTTTCCTGCCGGCGACGACAAACACCTGGCCGGGAATATCATCGCTGGCCAGCTGGGAGATAAAGTGCTCTCGCGCCTCATGGACGCTGAGATGTTCCTGCAGCGTAATAAAATCGGTACGCATGTACTGGGCGATTGCATCGCCGTCGAAGCCAGAGGTCGCCTGATGGGCGGCGCAGAGTTGAATGGAAGACATGATAAAATCCCTATAAAAAATCACTCATAGGGGCGAACAAGACAGGGTTAGCGCAGGCAGATCCCTACGTCCTGGTTTTAGCACTGCATAACGTATCTGAACGGTCATGACCGCCAGAAGTTACCTTGGCAACACCTTGATTCGATGGAAGCCTGTATTTCCCTGAGTGGTCTCTCTCGATACCAACAGGGCGGTAACTTGTATTTATGCAGGAGCCTCGCCATAACGAGATCGTTAAATGAGGCGCCATTATTGGCGAAGCGGGATAATTCACAAAGCATATAATTTATATGGTTTATCAACTGTTGATAAACAAACTTCATCAGGATTTGGCTTGACTTCATCTTGTGCTATCATTAGCTTGACTTCAATGGATGAAGTCATGGGGCAGGGCGATGGAGCAGCAGGTTTTATCTTTACGTAATAAACAGCGCCAGACGCTGGAGCAACTGTTTAAAATCCCTGTGCCACAGGGCATTAAATGGGCCGACATTGAATCGCTAATTAAAGCGTTAGGCGGGGAGATTAAAGAAGGACGCGGCTCGCGCTGTAAATTTTTGTTGAACCACAGCATTGCCAGCTTTCACAGGCCTCATCCTTCGCCGGATACCGACAAAGGCGCCGTGGAGAGCGTGCGCGATTGGTTAATCACTATAGGGGTAAAACCATGATCAAACCTAAAACGCCAAACTCAATGGAGATTGCCGGCCAGCCTGCCGTTATCAATTACGTGCCTGAGCTCAATGCATTCCGCGGTAAGTTCCTTGGATTATCAGGATATTGCGATTTTGTTTCCGATAGTATTCAAGGGTTACAACAGGAGGGCGAGATATCATTACAAGAGTATCTCGCAGATTGTCATGAAGCGGGGATTGAGCCTTATGCTCACCCGGAAAAGATGAAAACCTTCACGCTGCGCTATCCTGAGTCATTTGGCGAGCGTCTTAGCTCCGCCGCTGCGGAGGAGCAGGTTTCCGTAAATACCTGGATCCTTGAGACGCTCAATGAACGTCTCAAACAGGCTTAAAACAGCCTGCAGCAGCTCGCTATCGTTTTAATTTTCATCCGCTAAACACTGCAAATGCCCATGGCGCACGCCGCGCTGGGCAATCACGTCGTCGGCAAAATGCTGTACCTCGGCCATGTCTCCTTTCAGCACCGCAATCTCCAGGCAGTCGTCATGACTGATATGCACATGTAGCGTGGCGACGGAGAGATCGTGATGATGATGCTGGGTGGCCACCAGCCGGCTCGCCAGTTCGCGTTTCTCATGTTCATACACATACGACAGAACGGCATACCCGCGCCGTGATTCCGGCGACGGCGGATCCTGGTTGAGGGCGTCGCGCAGAATATCGCGTACCGCCTCCGAACGGTTGTGGTAGCCGCGGCGGGCGCTGAGCGCATCGAGGGCGGCCAGCAGGTCATCATCAAGGGTCAGGGTTACGCGCTGCATGGTATGGCCTCGTTAAGCAGAGTGGCAGGAAAAGGGGGGAGCACCGCTTGCTGGAGCGCCTGTCCGGCAGGGGAGCGCAGGCGTAGCGGTAGACTCACCGTTGCGGTTTCGACAATGCGTCCATGCTCCATCACCAGCACTCGCTGGCAAAAGCGTTCGACCAGCCGCAGGTCATGGGTGATGAACAGGCAGGCGGTGTCAAACTGTGCCTGCAGTCGTTTCAGTAGGGCAATAATCTCCGCTTGCAGCAGCAGATCGAGATTCGAAACCGCTTCATCAAGGATCAACAGCTGCGGCCGTACCGCCAGAGCGCGTGCCAGGCAGACGCGCTGCAGCTGTCCGCCGCTGAGCTGCGCCGGGCGCTTATCGAGCAGCGACGGCGCGAGGTCGACGGCCAGCAGCATCTCTTCCACCCGCCGCGCACGCTCCTCACGCGACAAGCGCAACAGATGGCGCAGCGGCTCGCTGACGATCTCGCGTACCGTTTTACGCGGATTCACCGCGCTGAAGGCATCCTGAAACACCAGCTGAATATCGCGGCGGAAGGCGCCGATGGCTTCGCCCTTGAGGGCGGTCAGCGGCGTGCCGCGCCAGGCAATATCGCCGTGCTGCGGCGTTTCCAGACCCACCAGCATCCGTGCCAGAGTGCTTTTCCCACAACCGCTGCGTCCGAGCAGGGCCACCGTTTCGCCGGGGGCGATGGCGAGTTGTATCTCGTGCAGGACTCTGCCGTGGTGAGGGTAATCGTGACTTACCCTGGTAGCGCTGAGTAGATTCATGCTGTTTTCTCCAGGCCGTACAGCGCCAGATGCGCGGCCAGCAGGCGCTGGCTCAGCGGGTGCTGTGGGGCGCTAAATAGCGTATTCACATCGCAGTGTTCAACGAGACGACCGTTCTCCATGACCGTCACGTGATGCGCCAGCCGCGCCACGACGCCCATGTCATGCGTCACCAGCAGCAGACCCAGACCGCGTCTGGCGACAATATCCGCCAGCAGATCGAGGATGCGCGCCTGGGCGATGGCATCGAGATCGGTCGTCGGCTCGTCGGCGATGATAAAGGGCGCGCGGCTGAGCAGGGCGAGAGCGACCATCATCCGTTGCAGCATGCCCCCGCTCATTTCAAAAGGGTAGCGCTTCAGTAGCGCCCGCGGATTGTCCAGACCGACCTCCTCCATCGCTGCCAGCAGCACGGCGTCATTCGTTTCACGACCCGCTGCCCGGCAGGTTTCCCGGGCGTGCGCGGCCATGGTATGCAGCGGGTTAAAGGCGCTACGCGGGTTCTGCATGATGGTGGCGATGGTCGCCCCGCGCAGCTGTTCGCCGTGCACCGGAATGCCGTCGAGAAGCACCCGGCCGGCGGTTTGCCTGACGCCGGGCGGTAGCAGGCCCAGCGCGGCGGCGCAGGTCAGCGATTTTCCGCAACCACTGCTGCCGAGCAGCGCCAGCACCTGGCCGCGGCGCAGGGTGAAGGAGACGTCGCTGACCAGCGGTCGGTCAGCGGCAAGCGAGATCTGTTCCAGTTGGATCTTCTGCGGCATCAGTGACTATGCTCCGCGATCAGGTGGGGATCGAGACGATCGCGCAGCGCGTCGCCCAGCAGGTTAAAAGCCATCACGCTGATGAACAGCGCCAGTCCCGGCCAGACCATTTGCAGCGGCTGGGTCCAGATATACTGCCGGGCGTCGTTGATCATCACCCCCCATTCCGCCGTCGGCGCGCTGACGCCGAGGCCGAGGAACGACATGCCGGCCACGTGAAGCATCATATGGCCAATATCCAGCGAGGCGAGCACCAGCAGCGAGGGGATCACCGCCCCGGCCAGATGGTCGCTGAACAGCCGCCATTGGCTGGCGCCGCTCAGACGGGCGGCGAGGATAAATTCGCGCTGGCGCAGGGAAACCACCAGGTTACGCACCATTCTGGCGTACCAGGCCCAGTGCGACAGCGCAATGGCGAGGATCACGTTGGTCAACCCGGTACCCAGCACCCCCACCATAAAGAACGACAGGATCGAGGTTGGAAAGGTCATAAACAGCTCGGCGAGGCGCATCAGGCCGCGGTCGGCGCGGCCGCCCAGCAGTCCGCCGCAGCCGCCGACCGCCAGGCCGATCAGCAACACCAGCAGCAGACAAGCCATCACCGCCCCCAGCGAAACGCGAGTGGCGGCCAGCAGGCGTGAGAAAATATCCCGACCGAGATGATCGGTGCCAAGCCAGTGCGCTGCGCCCGGCGGCAGCAGCCGCTGTTGCAGGTCAATCGCCGCTGGATCCCAGGGCAGCCACCAGCCGCTGCCGATGGCGATGACCGCCAGTAGCGCGATAACCAGGATGGCCAGTTTTACCGGCCAGCGAAAGCCATGTAGCCATCTCATGCGCTCACCTCCTCGTGGCGGCGCAGGCGCGGGTCGAGCGCCGCGTTAAGCACATCCACCGCCAGATTAGCCAGCACGAAGACCGTCACCATCATCAGGGTAAAGCACTGGATCACCGGGTAATCACGATTGAAGATCGCGGAAACCGCGTAGCGGCCGACCCCGGGCCAGGCAAAGATATTTTCGATAATCATGGTGCCGCCGATCAGTTCGCCAATATGCATACCCATGGCGGTCACCACCGGCAGGGTGGCGTTGCGCAGGATATGTCGGCGCTCCACCTGGCGCGCGCTCAATCCGCGCAGGCGCGCCCACACCACGTGACGCTGGCTGGCGGCGTCCAGCATGCTGGCGCGCAGCAGGCGGGCGTTAATCGCCAGCGACATAAAGGCGATGGAGACGGCGGGCAATATCAGGTGCTGCCAGTCGCCATACCCCATCGCCGGGAGCCACTGCAGATGCACGGAAAAGAGCATCACCAGCAGAAAAGCCAGCCAGAAGTTGGGCATCGAGACGCCGAGGAAGGCAATCAGCCGTACGACATAGTCCGGCAGGCGATCGCGATGGCGCGCCGCCCAGATGCCCAACGGCAGGGAGGTGACGAGGATCAGCGCCAGCGCCGCGCCGGTGAGCAGCAGGGTGGCCGGCAGGAAGTGCAGCAGGTCGTCCAGCACCGGGCGCTGGGTGGCATAGGAGAGACCGAAATCCAGGTGCAGCGCCCGCCATAGCCAGTGCAGATACTGCATTGCCAGCGGCTGGTTGAGCCCCAACAGCTCGCGGGTCGAGGTAACCATCTCTTCAGTGGGCGGCAGGTTCGACAGGCGTAAATAATCCAGCGCCGGGTCGCCGGTGCCGAGCCGCAGCAGCAGAAAGATGATAGCGGAGGCGGCGAGCAGCAGCGGGATCAGCAGCAGCAGGCGACGTAAAATATAGCGTAGCATTATGGCGTTACCGGGGTAATCTGGTCGAAAGGGATCTCGGTGGTCACCGGGGCGAACGGGATCTCCCCGACCTCCTGGTGCGCAACCGACATCAGCGAGACATAGCTGATGGGCAGATACACTGCGTCCTGATGCAGACGGGTCAGCACATCGTGGTACAGTTTTCTCCGCAGCGCCTCGTCCCCGGTGGTCAGCACTTCACTAATCTCTTTATCAATCAGGGCTTTGTCCGGCAGGCCTCGCTGGGCCTGGTAATCCGCATGCGACGGCACGCGCATCGAGCTTAAAAAGGCATGCGGATCGTAAGGCGCGCCCCAGGTGCGATTGAAGATCATGCCGAAGCGGCCTTCGCGCTGGCGCGCGTAAATGCTGCTCTCCTCCTCGCCCACCAGGGTGACCTGCACGCCGACCTGCCGCAGATTGGCCTGAATAATTTCGGCCATCGATTTAGCCAACGCGTCGGTGCCGATAAACGCCAGCTCAATCGCCAGCGGTTGCCCGGCTTTTTGTCGCCAGGGCTGGCCCTCCAGCTGCTGCCAGCCGGCCTGCTCCAGCAGGGCGCGGGCTTTTGCCGGGTCGTAACGACGCGGCGTCAGATCCTGCGGGGCGTAAGGGACGGAGGGGGCAAACAGGGTGTCGGCAACCTGTTGGGTGCCATACAACACGCTATCGACAAGGGTCTGTTTATCGACGGCGTAGTTGAGCGCCTCGCGAACCGCCAGCTCGCGGGTCGGGCCCTGGCTGGCGTTTAGCGCCAGCATCACGGTTTCCACCGGGGCAGACAGACGAGCCACGTAGCCGGGGTGATGGCGAAAACGTTCGAAGGTATCCAGCGGCAGTAGCCCTTCATCGCCGTAGAGCATATCGATTTCCCCGGTTTCGAACGCTACTGCCCGGCTGGTGGCGTCAGGGATCACGTTGATGGTGATTTGCTGTAGCGCGGGTTTGCGACCCCAGTAGTGCTCATTGCGTACCAGCACATCGCGCTGATTGAGCTGCGAGCTTGCCAGCCGCCACGGGCCGGTGCCGATCGGGGCTTTAATGCCCCTGGCGGTGCCACCATCGATAAACTGCGAGGGGGCGATAAAGCGGAACGGGCGGGGCAGGGCCAGCTCTTGTAGTAAAGGAGCGTAGGCGCTTTTCAGGGTGATCTGCAGCTCAGTGGCGCTGAGCGCCCGCACGTCGGTTATTTGGTTGGCGAGCTCAAGCCAGGCGTGGCGTTGGCGATTGGCCAGCACCGCCTGAAAATTGGCCGCCGCGGCCTGGGCGTTAAACGGTTCGCCATTGGAGAAGGTCACATCGTCGCGCAGGGTGAACCACCAGGTTTTACCATCGGCGGTGTGACGCCAGCGGATTGCCAGCCAGGGCTGGACACTGCCGTCAGCCTGATACTTCACCAGCGGTTCATAGACCATGCTTTGGGCAAACATCTGGTTGGGCGTATAGAGATGGGGATTCAGTGGGCCGACGTTAACCGGCCAGGCAGTGGTGAGCTGGTGCTGCGCGGCCTGAGCCAGCAGAGGGACGCAGGCGACCAGCGCCAGCAGGGTGAGGCGGATAATAGACAAGACGGCGATCTCAACGACAGGAAAGTATGACGATTTTAATGATTCATCATACTTTGCGCGTAATCTGGATCAATATTGCGCCGGAAAATATAAGAAAATCGTATTGTTACGCGCAGGCGATAGTCGCCTCCCTGTCCCTCAGGGCGCCCGGAACAGCCCCAGCAGCGTGGCCACCTGTTCGTCGATCGGCGCCAGATCCCGCTTGACGATCAGATGCAGCGGCGTCGCACGGCGCGCGCCGTGGCTGAGGGGCAGTCGCTTCAGCACGCCCTGGTCGAGATGGGGGCGAATGCGCTCTTCCGGCAGCCAGCCGAACCCGACTTGATACATCACCGCATCAATGGCGGCGTCAATGGTGGAGAAGGTCCAGGCGTCACGCGTCGCCTGGCCATCGCCGGTCTGGTCGGCAATGCGCACCAGCGGCCACGGCGCCAGCGCGCTATCCTCCAGCGGCCCCTCCAGCGCGGCGAGAGGATGATCGCGATGGGCGACGGCGATGAAATCAATATTCATCAGCCACTCTCCGCGGCCGGTAATATCCTGGCGGCGGGTCAGCACCATCACATCAGCTTCCGTCCGCGCCGCGCTCTCGTCATCAACGTTTTCCAGCACTTCGGTGAGTCTGACCTGGGTCTGCGGATAGCGCTGCTGAAACTGGCGTAAAATGGCGAACAGCCGCTGGCGCGGGAAAATGCTGTCGACCACCAGATCCAGGCGGGTGCGCGCCCCGTTGCGTAAGGTGGCGGCGTGCGTCTCGACGTAGGCGAAGGCCTGCAGCAGCGGCTTGACCTGATTCAGCAGTAATTCACCCGCGGGAGTGAGCACAGCCCGCCGGCCGGACGGCGCCAGCAGCGCCACGCCTAAGCGCTCCTGCAGCAGCGCGAGGTTATAGCTCACCGATGACTGACTGCGGTTGGTCTCCTCCGCCGCTCTGGCAAAGCTCCCCAATTCCACTACCTTTTCGAGTAACGCCCACTGCTCCAGGGTTGTCTTGTGCATAATCAATCTAAAATTTGGATGTATTTAATCCAAACATAGCGTTATTCATTCATTTTTTAAAGACGTATGCTGTCCTCAACAAAACAGAGGAGAATAAATAATGAGCACTTTCGACAAACATGACCTCAGCGGCTTTATCGGTAAACATCTGGTCTACACCTACGACAACGGCTGGAACTACGAGATTTACGTCAAAAATGGCCACACCCTCGACTACCGTATTCACAGCGGCATCGTCGGCAATCGCTGGGTGAAAGATCAGGAAGCGTACATTGTGCGGGTGGGGGAAAGTATCTACAAAATCTCCTGGACCGAACCGACCGGCACCGACGTCAGCCTGATCGTCAACCTGGGCGACAAACTGTTCCACGGTACAATCTTCTTCCCGCGCTGGATCATGAATAACCCGGAAAAAACCATCTGCTTCCAGAACGATCACATTCCGCTGATGAATTCGTATCGCGATGCCGGCCCGGCCTACCCGACAGAAGTAATTGACGAGTTCGCCACTATCACCTTCATTCGCGACTGTGGCGCGGATAATGACGAGGTCATTAATTGCCCGGCGAGTGAATTGCCTGCGGATTTCCCTGCAAATTTGTAATTCAACAGCAATAAATTTGTGATCTGCGCGAACATTTTGTCATTAAGCGTAACGATCGCTAATTAGAGTATTGTGTATTGGTTTAATTCCCGTTTACTTTCTGCTATTGCGTTCCTGTTTATTTCCACTTAACAGGAACGCTTTCCTGTCATATCCCTGCCATAAAAAATTCCTATCATACTGTTTAGTAATGAGTTATTTCTTATTCTGAGAAAATATTAATTTCTTAATATTATCCTAAGCAAGGTCGACTACATTAATAGTGGTCGAAATACCCTGAAATGGAATGCCGCGCTGAACTCACTTCATTTTAATTTCGTTTAAGTCCGCAGGCGCAGGATATTTTATTCTAACGACCCTGATTTGTGCGTGGGTCAACTACAGAACAGGATGATGATGAGCGATTTTTTGCCTTTTTCGCGCCCGTCGATGGGCGACGCAGAGCTGGCAGCCCTGCGTGAAGTTTTAGCGTCGGGCTGGATCACTACCGGACCGAAGAATCAGGCACTTGAAGCGGCATTCTGCCAGCTGACCGGCAACCGCCACGCGATTGCCGTCAGTTCAGCGACCGGCGGGATGCATGTGACCCTGATGGCGCTGGGTATTGGCCCCGGCGATGAAGTCATTACGCCGTCCCAGACCTGGGTCTCCACTCTCAATATGATCTGCCTGCTGGGCGCCACGCCGGTGATGATCGATGTCGATAACGACAATCTGATGATTACCTCTGCAGCGGTGGAGGCAGCGATCACCTCGCGTACCAAAGCGATAATTCCCGTGCACTACGCCGGGGCGCCAGCCGACATCGACGCCATTCGCGCGGTGGGCGAGCGCCATGGCATTCCGGTGATCGAAGATGCCGCCCATGCGGCCGGTACCCATTATAAAGGCCGCCACGTAGGCTGGCAGGGGACCGCGATTTTCTCGTTCCACGCGATCAAAAACATGACCTGCGCCGAAGGCGGGCTGAT is a genomic window containing:
- the arnB gene encoding UDP-4-amino-4-deoxy-L-arabinose aminotransferase, with the protein product MSDFLPFSRPSMGDAELAALREVLASGWITTGPKNQALEAAFCQLTGNRHAIAVSSATGGMHVTLMALGIGPGDEVITPSQTWVSTLNMICLLGATPVMIDVDNDNLMITSAAVEAAITSRTKAIIPVHYAGAPADIDAIRAVGERHGIPVIEDAAHAAGTHYKGRHVGWQGTAIFSFHAIKNMTCAEGGLIVTDDDELASRIRSLKFHGLGVDAYDRQTHGRAPQAEVITPGFKYNLADINAALALVQLEKLSHANQRRTEIAQRYLRELADTPFKPLSVPTWDHQHAWHLFIIRVDEAACGISRDALMEKLKAMGIGTGLHFRAAHTQKYYRERFPEVSLPNTEWNSARICSLPLFPDMTDDDVTRVISALRQLSGR